The Candidatus Koribacter versatilis Ellin345 genome has a segment encoding these proteins:
- a CDS encoding Rossmann-like and DUF2520 domain-containing protein — protein MEHALDVCIVGPGRLGTALATQLQRNYDCVDTVVARHSSIAKAIALAEKIDAAASEFDSADFDQTVTWLCIPDAALAPCAKALAQKREWRGKIVLHSSGALSSDELQPLRDKGAAVASVHPMMTFAPEATTQLAGVVFALEGDHKAVEAARRLVTSLHGNEFVIAKENKVLYHAFGSFLAPLLLTTLATAEKVGEQAGVPPKLIREAMKRIVGQTVDNFFKLGAEASFTGPFIRGDVSVVKKHLKALDPTQREAYVGLVKAALAYLPVGKAEEIRSLLDEAYSAAK, from the coding sequence ATGGAACATGCACTCGATGTTTGCATCGTGGGTCCGGGACGCCTTGGGACGGCGCTCGCCACGCAATTGCAGCGCAACTATGATTGCGTCGACACGGTGGTGGCTCGGCACTCGAGCATCGCCAAGGCGATCGCGCTCGCCGAAAAGATTGACGCTGCCGCAAGCGAGTTCGATTCCGCTGATTTCGATCAGACCGTCACTTGGCTATGCATTCCCGATGCAGCCCTTGCGCCTTGCGCCAAGGCGCTCGCGCAAAAACGTGAATGGCGCGGCAAGATTGTTCTGCACTCCAGCGGCGCCCTGAGCAGCGATGAACTGCAGCCTTTGCGCGACAAAGGTGCGGCAGTCGCTTCCGTACATCCGATGATGACCTTCGCGCCGGAAGCCACGACGCAATTGGCTGGCGTTGTGTTTGCACTCGAAGGCGACCACAAGGCAGTGGAAGCCGCTCGTCGTCTGGTGACTTCGCTGCATGGCAACGAGTTTGTTATCGCGAAGGAAAACAAAGTTCTCTATCACGCGTTTGGGAGCTTCCTCGCGCCCCTGCTTCTAACCACGCTTGCGACGGCAGAAAAAGTCGGAGAGCAAGCAGGCGTTCCGCCCAAGTTGATACGTGAGGCGATGAAGCGCATCGTTGGCCAGACGGTGGACAATTTCTTCAAGCTCGGAGCCGAAGCCTCGTTTACTGGACCGTTCATTCGCGGTGATGTCAGCGTGGTGAAGAAGCACCTTAAGGCGCTTGATCCGACACAGCGTGAGGCCTATGTAGGCCTGGTAAAGGCTGCGTTGGCTTACTTGCCGGTCGGCAAGGCGGAGGAAATTCGTTCGCTGCTTGATGAAGCCTATTCCGCTGCAAAATAA
- a CDS encoding DUF4112 domain-containing protein, with product MRSQMPEPEIIPPGESPRPHRDMLSDETLALLASLLDDLFRIPGTPIRFGLDPLIGLLPGVGDLITGAASFLIILAGWQRNLPRVTLVRMVTNVVIDTLVGSIPVAGDMFDVAWKSNRKNLTLLQRSSASASRRQTWKDWAFLLGIVFALATVIVVPIVIVTLLFHALWERH from the coding sequence ATGCGCTCGCAGATGCCGGAACCCGAGATCATCCCGCCCGGCGAATCTCCGCGCCCGCACCGCGACATGCTGAGTGACGAGACTCTCGCATTGCTCGCGTCGCTGCTCGACGATCTATTCCGAATTCCCGGCACGCCGATTCGCTTCGGCCTCGATCCGTTGATTGGGCTACTCCCCGGTGTCGGCGATCTCATCACCGGTGCAGCCTCATTCCTCATCATTCTTGCGGGATGGCAGCGCAACCTGCCGCGCGTGACCCTCGTGCGCATGGTGACCAACGTCGTGATTGATACCCTCGTTGGCAGCATTCCCGTCGCGGGCGACATGTTCGATGTAGCGTGGAAATCGAACCGCAAAAACCTCACATTGCTTCAGCGATCCTCTGCATCCGCTTCGCGTCGGCAAACGTGGAAAGACTGGGCGTTCCTCCTCGGCATTGTCTTCGCTCTCGCGACCGTGATTGTTGTGCCGATCGTAATCGTCACCCTCCTCTTCCACGCACTCTGGGAACGACACTAA
- the ribA gene encoding GTP cyclohydrolase II yields the protein MAAYNLIVTDPHVIKMAEADFPTRWGRFRIYGFEGTFEEVPDSASANDLARDGVIERRKESAVALVMGDIHSQPPLVRIHSQCLTGDVFGSQRCDCRQQLELALQMISDAGNGVLIYEEQEGRGIGLMAKLQAYELQDKGLDTVEANEQLGLKADYRQYTLPVEIMKALGITRLRLLSNNPEKVKAVEDAGIEVVERVSAEVEAYPTSKAYLQTKKDKMGHIFG from the coding sequence GTGGCAGCTTATAATTTGATTGTGACCGATCCACATGTAATCAAAATGGCAGAAGCCGACTTCCCTACTCGTTGGGGACGGTTTCGCATTTATGGGTTCGAAGGCACCTTCGAAGAAGTGCCCGATTCCGCTAGCGCCAACGATCTTGCGCGCGATGGCGTGATTGAACGGCGCAAGGAAAGCGCCGTCGCGCTGGTCATGGGCGACATCCACTCCCAGCCACCGCTGGTGCGGATCCACTCCCAGTGTCTGACGGGCGACGTCTTCGGCTCGCAACGCTGCGACTGCCGCCAACAGCTTGAACTGGCGCTGCAGATGATCTCCGACGCCGGCAATGGTGTGCTCATCTACGAAGAGCAGGAGGGCCGCGGCATCGGCCTGATGGCAAAGCTGCAAGCCTACGAGCTGCAAGACAAAGGACTCGACACCGTCGAAGCCAACGAACAACTCGGTCTCAAAGCCGACTACCGTCAGTACACGCTTCCAGTTGAAATCATGAAGGCGCTCGGGATCACTCGCCTGCGCTTGCTCTCGAACAATCCCGAGAAAGTGAAGGCGGTCGAAGACGCCGGCATTGAAGTTGTCGAACGAGTTTCAGCCGAAGTCGAGGCGTATCCGACCTCAAAGGCCTATTTGCAGACGAAGAAAGACAAGATGGGTCACATCTTCGGATAA